TGCCTCCACCAGGATCTTGGCGTTAACGAATCCCTCAAATCCCACAAAGGTGGGCGTACATTGCGGATAATATTTACGCAGTAATCGTGCATAATCCTCTGCAGCCGGAAGAAGTATTCTCTCCTCAGGAGGTGGGACCACCTGGGTGATAATCACCCCGTCGCCTTCCTTGCCCAGTTTCCTGGCCAACTCGTCGCCGCCTACAAAGGAGACATTATGGAAGATGGGGTTAAAGCCTTTTGATCTGGCCAGCTTTATGAACTTGGCACAAGGGTCATAGGTGCCGATCATGATTACCGCATCGGCGCCGGAAGTGATAATCTTTTTCAGCCCGTCTTCAACATTCAGGGTACCTCGGACATAGCTTCCCGTAGCTACCGGGGCCAGGCCGTATTTCTTGAGGGCTATCTTAGTT
This portion of the Deltaproteobacteria bacterium genome encodes:
- a CDS encoding ABC transporter substrate-binding protein, whose amino-acid sequence is FTGANALREPFKRYIINVRASYYEETGTVVKHLIEHLSIEKVAIFYQDDTYGLDGLEGTKIALKKYGLAPVATGSYVRGTLNVEDGLKKIITSGADAVIMIGTYDPCAKFIKLARSKGFNPIFHNVSFVGGDELARKLGKEGDGVIITQVVPPPEERILLPAAEDYARLLRKYYPQCTPTFVGFEGFVNAKILVEALRRAGRELTREGFIDAIETLERYFVGIGAKVSFGPDDHQGLKQVYFTKIRDGKVIMFTDWKSLKR